A single Euwallacea similis isolate ESF13 chromosome 1, ESF131.1, whole genome shotgun sequence DNA region contains:
- the LOC136412889 gene encoding aldehyde dehydrogenase, dimeric NADP-preferring-like: MSECGPCAPIPRLDPHLLKTNASNGISPKISQLHQFYSQEPKIPKECDNEHVKRNKMPKISKEHQNELRKQSSSINRQHPEKGTIRSEEKRIPKRLFIDQPPIFHEPPNMSNEDLESISFPVNDTSLAPEEPDGNPIIQMGNGTTTSVLIEPVINPVINHTSNGTMKDLHLNGVTTNNGSVKKSIGDKKNETDSIITVDSKRAEGKYSAKECVEIARRAFKTGRTRKLGFRERQLRGLLKFLESHRLEIEEALFKDLKKHRQETNICEIEIVANDLRYTIMNLQKWIGPQRPKKRFINLLDDIYVYNDPYGVVLLIGAWNYPILLTLGPLVGALAGGNTIILKPSELVPATNKLLSDVLTNYLDQECFQIYTGGAQETTELLQERLDYIFFTGSSKIGQIVYQTAAKNLIPCTLELGGKCPLYIDNTADMYKSAKRALWGRMLNSGQTCVAPDYILCTKEVEERFLKEAEKVLKEFWGEDPSKSPSLSKIMTENHYRRLLEFMRMEHIALGGQVNAQEYVIGPTILTDVSPLSPVMEEEIFGPLLPILNVKNAQEAVDFINSREKPLALYVFSKNIRVQQLFLYKTSSGGVSINDTISHIGTEKLPFGGVGMSGLGNYHGKYGFDTFTHKKGVLVKDLSYISELTLKLRYPPYSDKKTTLISTILKKRRRVNLKYLDRLILFCLGIGLAFLLQYYYRIIQ; encoded by the exons ATGAGTGAGTGTGGCCCATGTGCTCCCATCCCCCGCTTGGACCCTCATTTGCTCAAGACCAACGCCTCTAATGGCATATCCCCAAAGATCAGTCAGTTGCATCAGTTTTACAGTCAAGAACCTAAAATACCCAAGGAATGCGATAATGAGCATGTGAAGAGGAACAAAATGCCGAAAATTTCCAAGGAACATCAGAACGAGCTCAGAAAACAATCGTCCAGCATTAACAGGCAGCACCCAGAAAAGGGCACCATTAGATCTGAAGAAAAGCGTATTCCTAAACGACTGTTTATTGACCAACCTCCAATTTTCCATGAGCCTCCAAATATGTCTAATGAAGACTTGGAGTCGATAAGTTTCCCAGTTAATGATACTTCTCTAGCTCCCGAGGAACCTGACGGAAATCCTATAATTCAAATGGGCAATGGCACTACTACGAGTGTTCTAATCGAACCTGTCATAAATCCAGTGATAAACCATACTAGCAATGGCACTATGAAGGATCTGCATCTAAATGGTGTGACGACAAATAATGGGTCGGTGAAGAAAAGTATTGGGGACAAGAAGAACGAAACAGATTCTATTATTACCGTTGATAGCAAAAGAGCCGAAGGAAAGTATAGTGCAAAAGAGTGTGTAGAGATTGCTCGAAGGGCCTTTAAAACTGGCAGGACTAGAAAGTTGGGATTTAGAGAGAGGCAGTTAAGAG GTCTTTTGAAATTCCTTGAAAGCCACCGGTTGGAAATTGAGGAGGCTTTGtttaaagatttgaaaaaacacagGCAGGAAACTAATATCTGTGAAATAGAAATAGTGGCCAATGATCTCAGGTATACCATAATGAACCTTCAAAAATGGATTGGGCCTCAAAGACCCAAAAAGag ATTTATTAACTTACTCGATGACATATATGTCTACAACGACCCATATGGGGTAGTGCTGCTAATCGGGGCCTGGAACTATCCAATTTTGTTGACATTAGGTCCCTTAGTTG GAGCACTGGCTGGTGGTAACACCATAATCCTGAAACCCTCAGAACTAGTCCCTGCAACTAACAAGCTCTTGTCCGACGTGCTGACCAATTATCTTGACCAAGAATGCTTCCAGATATACACTGGAGGAGCCCAAGAAACTACGGAACTGTTACAAGAACGTCTtgattacattttctttaCTGGTTCTTCAAAAATCGGGCAGATAGTATATCAGACAGCTGCCAAGAACTTAATACCCTGCActttag AACTTGGAGGTAAATGTCCTCTCTATATCGATAACACCGCAGATATGTACAAATCAGCCAAAAGGGCCTTGTGGGGTCGGATGTTGAATAGTGGGCAAACCTGTGTAGCCCCTGATTACATCCTGTGCACTAAAGAAGTAGAGGAACGGTTCCTCAAAGAGGCTGAAAAGGTCTTAAAAGAATTCTGGGGAGAAGACCCCAGCAAGTCCCCTAGTTTAAGCAAAATCATGACCGAAAATCATTATAGAAGACTGCTAGAATTTATGAGGATGGAGCATATTGCCCTAGGGGGGCAGGTCAACGCCCAAGAATATGTTATTGGTCCCACTATTCTCACCGATGTAAGCCCTCTAAGCCCTGTAATGGAAGAAGAGATTTTTGGGCCCTTGCTGCCAATTTTAAACGTCAAAAACGCCCAGGAGGCTGTAGATTTCATCAATTCTAGAGAAAAACCTTTAGCGTTGTatgttttttcgaaaaatattagAGTGCAGCAACTATTCTTGTACAAAACCTCCAGTGGTGGAGTCTCGATTAACGATACAATATCCCATATAGGAACAGAAAAGCTACCCTTTGGGGGAGTTGGAATGAGCGGCCTGGGAAACTACCATGGAAAATACGGTTTCGATACATTCACCCATAAGAAAGGCGTGTTAGTAAAGGATTTGAGCTACATTTCAGAGCTTACTTTAAAACTTAGGTATCCACCATATTCGGATAAGAAAACGACTTTGATCAGTACAATTTTAAAGAAGAGAAGGAGGGTGAATCTGAAGTATTTAGATAGActgattttgttttgtttgggTATTGGGTTAGCATTTTTGTTGCAGTACTACTATAGGATTATTCAGTAG
- the LOC136411280 gene encoding aldehyde dehydrogenase, dimeric NADP-preferring-like, which translates to MVDGEYILPRVENSRDHVAVIDVEMYSNAEKQNATNMVAEARKAFNTGKTQSYEFRKAQLKAVKRFLEEHSQGLCNALYADLRKPEFESHLNEIDFLIVEIEEILRDLKDWMRPEVPEKSLLNFFDDIRIYSDPLGVVLVMGAWNYPLHLTLCPVLGAIAAGNCCVIKPSDLSTHTSQYIADFMPKYVDKDCYPVFLGGIPETTDLLKERFEYIFYTGSLAVGKIIHKAASNFLTPTTLELGGKSPTYIDSTADIEVATKRILWGKLTNAGQTCVAPDYILCTKDVQDKFVKCAEKCIKNFFGDNVKQSKDFARMINERRFTRVCNLLKNQNVIIGGEVDAQDLYIAPTILVDVHPDSDIMTEEIFGPILPILNVKSAYEAVKFINKREKPLAMYIFTRDNKTKNYFLRNTSSGGVCINDTVMHLAVSSLPFGGVGNSGMGSYHGKKSFDIFVHKKSVLLRSYNLIGEKLQEIRYPPYTVRARNMLQIITSNLNRSVNFTRYFYYGLAFGLGMGVTVGTFYVKKHFYGNDP; encoded by the exons ATGGTTGATGGGGAATATATTCTACCACG AGTTGAAAATTCTCGTGACCATGTAGCTGTAATCGATGTGGAAATGTACTCCAACGCCGAAAAGCAAAATGCGACCAACATGGTGGCCGAAGCCAGAAAAGCTTTCAACACTGGTAAAACTCAGTCTTATGAATTCAGGAAAGCTCAGCTAAAAGCCGTTAAAAGGTTCCTGGAGGAGCATTCTCAGGGGTTGTGTAATGCTTTGTATGCAGATTTAAG AAAACCCGAATTTGAGTCTCATCTGAACGAAATAGACTTTCTTATTGTGGAAATTGAAGAGATTTTGCGGGATTTGAAAGACTGGATGAGACCTGAAGTCCCCGAGAAATCTTTGCTAAACTTTTTCGATGATATTCGCATCTATTCAGATCCTTTGGGAGTCGTTTTGGTTATGGGGGCATGGAATTACCCTCTACACTTGACTTTGTGTCCTGTCTTAG GTGCAATAGCAGCGGGCAATTGCTGTGTGATTAAACCTTCAGACTTATCAACGCATACGTCGCAATACATAGCAGATTTCATGCCGAAATACGTGGATAAGGATTGCTATCCCGTATTCCTCGGGGGGATTCCTGAAACAACGGATCTTCTGAAAGAAAG gtttgaatatatattttacactGGCTCACTCGCAGTCGGGAAAATTATCCATAAGGCCGCATCGAACTTTCTAACACCTACAACGTTGGAACTTGGGGGCAAAAGTCCGACCTACATTGATTCAACAg CCGACATAGAGGTAGCCACAAAGCGCATTCTCTGGGGCAAATTAACCAATGCAGGACAGACCTGTGTAGCTCCGGACTATATTTTATGTACCAAAGATGTCCAAGATAAATTCGTAAAATGTGCTGAGAAGTGCATTAAAAACTTCTTCGGTGACAACGTGAAACAGTCCAAAGACTTTGCACGAATGATCAACGAAAGACGTTTCACTCG AGTGTGCaatctccttaaaaatcaaaatgtgaTCATAGGCGGCGAAGTGGACGCGCAAGACCTCTATATCGCCCCCACTATTCTTGTGGATGTCCATCCTGATAGTGATATAATGACAGAGGAAATTTTTGGCCCaattttaccaattttgaACGTTAAAAGCGCTTATGAAGCCGTCAAGTTCATCAATAAAAGAGAAAAGCCCTTGGCCATGTATATTTTCACTAGAGACAAcaaaaccaaaaactacttCTTAAGAAACACATCCAGTGGTGGAGTGTGCATAAATGATACAGTGATGCACTTGGCGGTGTCAAGTTTGCCCTTTGGAGGGGTAGGCAACAGTGGCATGGGCAGCTATCATgggaaaaaaagttttgatatttttgtccATAAGAAGAGTGTATTGTTGAGATCGTACAATCTTATTGGAGAGAAGTTACAGGAGATTCGGTATCCTCCTTATACAGTAAGAGCGAGAAATATGTTGCAGATAATTACAAGTAATTTAAACAGGAGTGTCAATTTCACTCGTTATTTCTATTATGGCTTAGCTTTTGGGTTAGGGATGGGTGTCACTGTGGGaacattttatgtgaaaaaacacttttatggCAATGACCCATAG